One genomic region from Edaphobacter dinghuensis encodes:
- a CDS encoding PAS domain-containing protein encodes MSACLAVVGFIALKNRRFAEAMVEIVFLRRIVHWAPIPLVLFGRERIVEYCNAAFEALYGWSFEELKGRPLPIPDRELETWHELEQGLRSGREFRNVRAVRIRKDGSEINVRISGVPLTDDNGNPAGLVGLAVKDDSNSSPDLSPSTLQFIATRCGDFVCLTDEGHRIHFLNDTAREVLGIDIKSPQASLNLLDFVFPEDHQRIVPELSHLPLHGSLPSVWLRIPDRRSDGFIQIHGGVYVLPDEQASGGKQFAYVCQRVNESSGLQEPQVPESLPSQPDLRMCRQP; translated from the coding sequence ATGAGCGCATGTCTCGCTGTGGTAGGTTTCATCGCCCTAAAGAACCGGCGCTTCGCCGAAGCTATGGTTGAAATCGTGTTTCTTCGCCGGATCGTCCACTGGGCGCCCATTCCCCTTGTGCTCTTTGGACGGGAACGAATCGTCGAATATTGCAATGCAGCATTTGAAGCTCTTTATGGGTGGAGCTTTGAAGAACTCAAAGGCCGGCCGCTTCCGATACCCGATCGTGAACTGGAAACCTGGCACGAACTTGAGCAAGGCTTGAGGTCTGGCCGTGAGTTCCGGAATGTCAGGGCAGTGCGGATTCGCAAGGACGGATCAGAAATCAACGTCCGTATTTCTGGGGTTCCTTTAACGGATGATAATGGCAACCCGGCCGGCCTTGTAGGGCTTGCAGTAAAGGACGATTCGAACTCTTCTCCGGATCTATCCCCGAGCACACTGCAGTTTATCGCCACGAGATGTGGTGATTTTGTCTGTCTCACCGACGAAGGACATCGGATCCATTTCCTCAATGATACTGCGCGGGAAGTCTTGGGGATTGACATCAAATCACCACAAGCATCTCTTAACCTTCTCGATTTTGTTTTTCCAGAAGATCACCAGAGGATCGTGCCCGAGCTTTCTCACTTGCCATTGCATGGATCTCTGCCATCTGTCTGGCTCAGGATTCCCGATCGAAGATCTGACGGTTTCATCCAGATCCATGGCGGCGTCTATGTATTACCTGACGAACAGGCGAGCGGCGGAAAGCAGTTTGCCTATGTCTGCCAGCGCGTGAACGAGTCATCTGGTCTCCAAGAGCCCCAGGTTCCGGAGAGCTTGCCTTCTCAGCCAGATTTGAGAATGTGCCGACAGCCGTAG
- a CDS encoding ABC transporter ATP-binding protein: protein MESHFECAEPPCHEQAISEKSTPAWLWERLTPYKLRMFLALAATLTAGLLGTLDPLLIRHLVDKDILEHRRFEAVSVGALIALCYLARVVVGGQASLLSFRTTQSLSQDLRVGLLRHMTILSADWHERTFLGEKMARVEQDVQQVAEFGSDAANVSFRSVVFFVVNLVVMLSLNWRMALTIVPLFPIFHWVRTQFRSHIRDCANTAQASVGRASGVVAEHLGAVPQIQLLGAEERQLSRVVVAWSQMVEAQWQQRRSEIAFTVAVTAVMAIAILAVLEVGIHEYQTKALSIGTFFAFYTYITRIFDPISSAMELYSRTQRVNASIRRIREVLQSRPSVCDDGSISVVPNPLQSGLTCQDVCFSYSGDTRVLKRVSFHIEPEECLAIAGKSGCGKSTLSRLLARMAEPTAGTIWLEGRQIRDYTLQSLRRAICYVPQHPVLFSGTLRENLLFGNPKTNDEELSEIVDLVQLRPIVANLMLGLDTPLGPEAVALSGGERQRVALARGILRKTPILLLDEATSALDLPTEHAILNALAHRDTRQTLIIISHRLRSLLWADRIILFDAGEIDSAGTHTFLYRHSPLYRSLLEHEAESDTHEELTLSFEDALLPDLIKTNNPIGKSTV from the coding sequence ATGGAGTCCCATTTCGAATGTGCTGAGCCGCCTTGTCATGAGCAGGCAATCTCCGAAAAAAGCACGCCTGCATGGCTATGGGAGCGCCTGACGCCATACAAGCTGAGGATGTTTCTTGCGTTGGCCGCCACGCTGACGGCAGGCCTACTCGGCACCCTTGACCCCCTGCTCATACGACACCTTGTGGACAAGGATATTCTTGAACATCGGCGGTTCGAGGCTGTCTCTGTCGGGGCCCTGATTGCGCTCTGCTATCTCGCTCGAGTTGTCGTTGGGGGACAGGCGTCACTGCTCAGTTTTCGTACAACACAATCGTTGAGCCAGGATCTGCGGGTGGGTCTGCTACGACACATGACCATACTGTCGGCAGACTGGCACGAGCGCACATTCTTGGGCGAAAAGATGGCGCGGGTAGAACAAGATGTGCAGCAGGTTGCCGAGTTCGGATCTGACGCCGCAAATGTGTCCTTTCGCAGCGTCGTGTTCTTCGTCGTAAATCTCGTAGTCATGCTCTCTCTGAATTGGCGCATGGCGCTCACGATCGTGCCATTGTTTCCTATATTCCATTGGGTGAGAACCCAATTTCGAAGCCATATTCGGGACTGTGCCAATACGGCGCAGGCCAGCGTAGGGCGGGCGTCCGGTGTTGTTGCCGAGCACCTCGGCGCCGTTCCACAAATTCAATTGCTGGGCGCAGAAGAAAGACAGCTGTCAAGAGTCGTGGTCGCATGGTCTCAAATGGTTGAGGCGCAATGGCAGCAAAGACGATCTGAAATTGCTTTCACTGTTGCAGTCACTGCCGTGATGGCAATTGCGATTCTGGCAGTACTTGAAGTGGGCATTCACGAATATCAAACCAAAGCGCTCAGCATTGGTACGTTCTTTGCGTTTTATACATACATCACGAGGATCTTTGATCCAATATCGAGCGCAATGGAGCTTTACTCAAGAACGCAGCGGGTGAATGCCAGTATCCGACGTATACGCGAGGTGCTTCAGTCCAGACCAAGCGTCTGTGACGATGGATCGATCAGCGTGGTTCCGAATCCATTGCAATCGGGTCTGACCTGTCAGGATGTGTGCTTTTCCTATTCTGGCGATACCAGAGTCTTAAAGCGTGTTTCGTTCCATATCGAGCCGGAAGAGTGTCTAGCGATCGCAGGAAAAAGCGGCTGCGGCAAGTCTACACTTTCTCGGCTGCTCGCCAGAATGGCCGAGCCCACGGCCGGCACGATATGGCTTGAGGGAAGGCAGATTCGCGATTACACCCTGCAGAGTCTGCGCCGGGCTATCTGTTATGTACCACAGCATCCAGTCCTGTTCTCGGGAACACTACGCGAGAATCTTCTGTTTGGAAATCCCAAGACGAATGACGAGGAATTATCCGAGATCGTGGACCTCGTGCAGCTACGGCCCATCGTCGCGAACTTGATGCTGGGGCTGGACACACCTCTCGGCCCGGAAGCAGTTGCACTGTCCGGCGGTGAGCGTCAGCGCGTAGCCTTGGCGAGGGGAATCTTAAGGAAAACGCCGATATTGCTTTTGGACGAAGCAACATCGGCACTTGACCTTCCGACCGAGCACGCCATTCTTAATGCTCTGGCGCACAGAGATACGAGACAAACTCTCATCATCATTTCTCACCGTCTCCGTTCGCTGTTGTGGGCTGATCGCATCATTCTCTTCGATGCCGGAGAAATTGACTCGGCGGGCACGCATACTTTCCTCTATCGCCACAGCCCCCTCTATCGCAGCTTACTCGAGCACGAGGCAGAGTCGGACACGCATGAAGAATTGACGCTGTCTTTCGAGGATGCGCTGTTGCCCGACCTGATCAAAACCAATAATCCTATCGGCAAATCAACAGTGTAA